From Chloroflexota bacterium, the proteins below share one genomic window:
- a CDS encoding tail fiber domain-containing protein has protein sequence MIRKRYLMLIALVLASTWLLPVAAQDQTNQQPSAVLAPSGETITYQGMLRESGSLANGIFDFQFTLYTALTGGTSLGVVTQNDLNVSNGLFTTQLTFGEGLFNGESRWIELAVKADASGSYTTLTPRQQVTAAPLALALPGFWTRQNSTSPNLIGGYEGNSINTSAVGIIISGGGTSGSLNNAYDNYSVIGGGAGNSVGSNDGTVTNDVYSTIGGGINNTASQEYIVIGGGQTNNVSGAWSTIGGGINNVINNSRYSVIAGGGGTTGNTIYDDYGTIAGGSENIAGLTGEAVSQMYATVGGGRANVASDNYAIVSGGRSNTASDDYSTIAGGYNNSAAAQYATISGGGNSNSAQANRVYDDYGTIGGGTNNVAGVTGDTTSQQHTTVGGGSGNTASEDGATVAGGSGNSASANYTTVAGGTTNAASGDTSSIGGGQLNAASGSYAVIAGGRGNTASAMIAGVGGGQSNQATNSGAYVGGGQTNTATGQYSVVAGGVNNDATNTYSSVVGGINNQAAGAGTFVGGGQNNNANSTLSAILGGSGNTTLGDYSIAAGENAVAAHAGSFVWAGQQANKDDNISTTAPGQFIVRAPGGAWFGSSTKVDMPDGAILATESGAFLSKGGTWANSSDKNLKSNFAAIDSQALLDQLASIPVQAWSYNSEGAAVRHIGPTAQDFYAAFGLGTDDRHIATVDADGVALAGVQGLYNLATEQAQLLDQQAEHMAALDARLTALEHGQTTQTSLPWLWLIAIAAVALGLGWMLGRRSKGQRA, from the coding sequence ATGATTCGTAAACGCTATCTTATGCTAATCGCCCTCGTTTTAGCCAGCACATGGCTGCTACCGGTTGCGGCCCAAGATCAAACCAACCAGCAACCATCAGCAGTTTTAGCACCTTCAGGCGAAACAATTACCTACCAAGGCATGTTGCGCGAAAGTGGCAGCCTTGCGAATGGTATCTTTGATTTTCAATTTACCTTGTACACTGCCTTAACAGGTGGAACATCCTTAGGCGTAGTCACCCAAAATGATTTGAATGTTAGCAATGGGTTGTTTACTACACAATTGACGTTTGGCGAAGGCTTATTTAATGGTGAAAGCCGTTGGATCGAGCTGGCAGTTAAGGCCGACGCTAGCGGCAGCTATACCACGCTCACCCCACGGCAACAAGTGACAGCCGCGCCCTTGGCTTTAGCCTTACCAGGCTTCTGGACGCGCCAAAATAGTACGAGCCCCAACTTAATTGGCGGCTACGAAGGCAATAGTATCAATACCAGCGCAGTTGGGATCATCATCAGTGGTGGGGGAACTTCGGGTAGCCTCAACAACGCTTACGATAACTATAGTGTCATCGGTGGGGGCGCTGGCAATAGCGTCGGCAGCAACGATGGCACAGTCACCAACGATGTCTATTCAACGATCGGCGGCGGGATTAACAATACCGCTAGCCAAGAATATATTGTCATTGGCGGCGGCCAAACCAACAACGTCAGCGGCGCTTGGTCAACCATCGGCGGCGGGATCAACAACGTTATCAATAATAGTCGCTATAGCGTGATTGCTGGGGGTGGCGGCACAACTGGCAATACAATTTACGACGATTATGGCACCATCGCTGGTGGTAGCGAAAATATTGCAGGCTTAACTGGCGAGGCCGTGAGCCAAATGTATGCGACGGTTGGCGGTGGTCGGGCCAATGTTGCTAGCGATAACTATGCCATCGTCAGCGGTGGCCGCAGCAACACTGCCAGCGACGATTACTCAACAATTGCTGGCGGCTACAACAACAGCGCTGCTGCCCAATATGCCACGATCAGCGGCGGTGGCAATTCCAACAGTGCCCAAGCTAACCGTGTTTACGACGATTATGGCACCATCGGCGGTGGCACAAATAACGTAGCGGGCGTAACTGGCGATACAACTAGTCAGCAACACACTACAGTTGGCGGTGGCAGTGGTAATACCGCCAGCGAAGATGGTGCGACGGTTGCAGGCGGCAGTGGCAATAGCGCTAGCGCCAACTACACCACAGTTGCTGGTGGCACTACTAATGCCGCCAGTGGCGATACCAGCAGTATCGGCGGCGGCCAACTGAATGCAGCCAGCGGTAGCTACGCAGTCATTGCTGGTGGACGTGGCAATACTGCTTCTGCGATGATTGCAGGAGTTGGTGGTGGCCAATCGAATCAAGCCACCAACTCTGGCGCCTATGTCGGTGGCGGCCAAACCAATACAGCGACTGGTCAATATTCAGTCGTCGCTGGTGGTGTCAATAACGATGCCACTAATACGTATTCCTCGGTTGTGGGCGGTATCAATAACCAAGCAGCAGGCGCAGGTACATTTGTTGGTGGCGGTCAAAATAATAATGCCAACAGCACTTTATCAGCAATTCTGGGTGGTAGCGGCAATACAACCTTGGGCGACTATAGCATTGCTGCGGGCGAAAACGCCGTCGCCGCTCACGCTGGGAGTTTTGTCTGGGCAGGCCAACAAGCCAACAAGGACGACAACATTTCGACAACCGCACCAGGCCAATTTATCGTGCGTGCGCCAGGTGGGGCCTGGTTTGGCAGCAGCACCAAGGTCGATATGCCTGATGGCGCAATTTTGGCAACCGAAAGTGGCGCTTTCCTGAGCAAAGGTGGCACATGGGCCAATTCATCAGATAAAAATCTCAAATCAAATTTCGCTGCAATCGATTCCCAAGCATTGCTCGATCAGCTTGCCAGTATTCCGGTACAAGCCTGGAGTTACAACAGCGAAGGCGCAGCAGTTCGCCATATTGGCCCAACCGCTCAAGATTTTTATGCCGCATTTGGTTTAGGCACTGATGATCGCCACATTGCCACGGTTGATGCTGATGGCGTGGCCCTCGCTGGGGTCCAAGGGTTATATAATTTAGCCACTGAACAAGCCCAATTACTCGATCAACAAGCTGAGCACATGGCGGCACTTGATGCACGGCTGACAGCCTTGGAACATGGCCAAACTACTCAAACCAGTCTCCCATGGCTGTGGTTGATCGCGATTGCCGCAGTTGCCTTGGGCTTGGGCTGGATGCTTGGTCGTCGCAGCAAGGGGCAACGCGCATGA
- a CDS encoding MFS transporter, whose protein sequence is MANSVPSTDSAHPVNDRREIAGWRLYDWANSGFTTTVIAALFGPFLEALAKEAVGDGGTVLSLGIYKVTAESLYPDAVSLSVLLQFLFLPLLGALADYTNIKKQLLMFFCLLGAAATTMLFIATPATYLFAALAFVVANLSFGASIVFYNAFLNEITTEDMRDKVSSQGFAFGYIGGGVLLAINLVLVVFAEKFGLTTAMAVRISLASAGLWWGIFGYFGIQRLKNRASARKVPAGQHYLTVSVRELWSAFRDLGRLRQTLRFLIGYLLYNDGIQTVIGISSVFLVNELFLAKGQTSDDAQSFLLGLVLMIQFVAFGGALGFERISRKVGTKRAILISLFIWTGVIVYAYAFLDSVFQAWFMGAAIALVLGGSQSLSRALFSRMIPHGREAAFYGIYEISERGTSWIGPFIFARVIAATGSYRQAILSLIALFAGGIVILLLTNTTKAIHDAGNQLPEEAAASHS, encoded by the coding sequence GTGGCCAATTCAGTTCCGAGCACAGATTCAGCTCATCCAGTCAATGATCGACGGGAGATCGCAGGTTGGCGGCTTTACGACTGGGCAAACTCAGGGTTTACCACCACCGTGATTGCCGCTTTATTTGGTCCATTTTTAGAGGCCCTGGCCAAAGAGGCAGTTGGCGATGGTGGCACAGTGCTAAGTTTAGGCATCTACAAAGTTACTGCCGAATCGCTCTACCCCGATGCAGTTTCTTTATCGGTGTTATTGCAATTTCTCTTTTTGCCCTTGCTAGGAGCGTTGGCCGACTACACTAATATCAAAAAGCAATTGTTGATGTTCTTTTGTTTGCTGGGTGCTGCCGCCACGACCATGCTCTTTATCGCCACACCAGCAACCTATCTCTTTGCGGCGCTAGCGTTTGTGGTTGCCAACCTCAGTTTTGGCGCTTCAATCGTTTTCTATAATGCCTTCCTCAACGAAATTACCACCGAAGATATGCGCGATAAGGTTTCGAGTCAAGGCTTTGCTTTTGGCTATATTGGCGGTGGGGTTTTGCTGGCGATCAACCTCGTACTAGTAGTGTTTGCCGAAAAATTTGGCCTGACGACCGCTATGGCTGTACGCATCTCCTTAGCTTCAGCAGGGTTGTGGTGGGGTATTTTCGGCTACTTCGGCATTCAACGGCTCAAAAATCGCGCTTCAGCTCGCAAGGTTCCGGCTGGCCAACATTATCTCACGGTTAGTGTGCGCGAACTCTGGAGTGCCTTTCGTGACCTTGGACGTTTGCGCCAAACCTTGCGCTTTTTGATTGGCTATCTGCTCTACAACGATGGCATTCAAACCGTGATTGGCATTTCATCAGTCTTTTTGGTCAACGAGCTATTTCTGGCCAAGGGCCAAACCTCGGACGATGCTCAATCGTTCTTGCTTGGTTTAGTATTGATGATTCAATTTGTGGCATTTGGCGGAGCCTTGGGCTTCGAACGAATTTCACGTAAAGTTGGCACCAAACGGGCGATTTTGATCTCGCTGTTTATCTGGACAGGCGTGATCGTTTATGCCTATGCCTTCTTAGATAGCGTGTTCCAAGCATGGTTTATGGGTGCGGCAATCGCTTTGGTGCTCGGCGGTTCGCAATCACTTTCCCGTGCTTTGTTCTCACGTATGATTCCCCATGGCCGCGAAGCTGCTTTCTATGGCATTTACGAAATTTCTGAGCGTGGCACATCGTGGATTGGGCCGTTTATTTTTGCGCGGGTAATCGCCGCCACTGGTTCGTATCGCCAAGCGATTCTTTCGTTGATTGCGCTGTTTGCAGGTGGGATTGTAATTCTGTTGCTTACCAACACTACCAAAGCCATTCACGATGCTGGCAATCAATTGCCGGAAGAAGCCGCTGCCAGCCATAGCTAA
- a CDS encoding cobyrinate a,c-diamide synthase, translating into MTARVIIAAAHSGSGKTLLTAGLLGAIRRLGLNVQPFKCGPDYIDPSHHSLVAQHPCRNLDAWLFTPEQLQRHFCQIAAPADLAIIEGVMGLFDGYGALDDTGSTAHIARLLQAPVILVVDAGGMARSAAAVVAGFQHFDPQVQIGGVLLNKVGSARHADLCATAIEQHTGIKCLGYLPRQAQFNLPERHLGLVTADSAKQTILETLDAVATTLSSTCQLEQLVSLAQSAPPIQLEPLPISSVDYEQRPVIAVAYDAAFSFIYPEMQECLQAAGAEIALFSPIADQQLPANCAGIILSGGYPELYAAELSANQAMLDALRQVHAANLPIYAECGGLMYLTEAIVDQSDQRWPMVGLLPGSSQMHQKVSLGYRTISVYNDNPLFSANSQVRGHEFHYSRWENPEPATAAYRIIAPDGTAQQFEGYQADNLLASYIHLHWLANPSMAQRFVAACRQTID; encoded by the coding sequence TTGACTGCCCGTGTGATTATTGCTGCCGCCCATAGTGGCAGCGGCAAAACCTTGTTAACTGCTGGCTTGCTTGGGGCGATTCGGCGGCTGGGACTCAATGTTCAGCCCTTTAAATGTGGACCCGATTATATCGATCCTAGCCATCATAGCTTAGTTGCCCAGCACCCGTGTCGCAATTTAGATGCCTGGTTATTTACGCCAGAGCAATTGCAACGCCATTTTTGCCAAATCGCTGCCCCCGCCGATCTGGCAATTATCGAGGGCGTGATGGGCTTGTTCGATGGCTATGGCGCACTCGATGATACTGGTAGTACCGCCCATATTGCCCGCTTATTGCAAGCACCCGTTATTTTAGTGGTCGATGCTGGTGGCATGGCCCGTAGCGCCGCCGCCGTAGTCGCAGGGTTTCAGCACTTCGATCCACAGGTGCAGATCGGCGGGGTGTTACTGAACAAGGTTGGCAGCGCACGCCATGCCGATTTATGTGCTACGGCGATTGAGCAGCACACCGGCATTAAATGCTTGGGCTATTTGCCCCGCCAAGCGCAATTCAACCTACCTGAACGCCATCTTGGTTTAGTTACTGCTGATTCTGCTAAGCAGACTATTTTGGAAACACTTGATGCGGTGGCGACGACGCTAAGCAGCACCTGCCAGCTTGAGCAATTAGTCAGTTTAGCCCAAAGTGCGCCGCCAATTCAGCTAGAGCCACTGCCAATAAGTTCAGTTGACTATGAACAGCGGCCAGTGATTGCGGTGGCCTACGATGCAGCATTTAGTTTCATCTACCCTGAGATGCAAGAATGTTTGCAGGCTGCCGGAGCCGAAATCGCCTTATTCAGCCCAATCGCCGATCAGCAATTGCCCGCCAATTGCGCCGGAATCATTTTGAGTGGCGGCTATCCTGAGTTGTATGCTGCTGAGTTAAGCGCCAATCAGGCCATGCTCGATGCATTACGTCAAGTTCACGCTGCAAATTTGCCGATTTATGCTGAATGTGGCGGGCTGATGTACTTGACCGAGGCGATTGTTGACCAATCAGACCAGCGTTGGCCGATGGTAGGTTTATTGCCAGGCAGCAGCCAGATGCACCAAAAAGTCAGTTTGGGTTATCGCACGATCAGCGTTTACAATGATAATCCCTTGTTCAGTGCCAACAGCCAAGTACGCGGCCATGAATTTCACTATTCGCGCTGGGAAAACCCTGAGCCAGCCACAGCCGCCTATCGCATAATTGCGCCCGATGGCACGGCTCAGCAATTCGAGGGCTATCAAGCAGACAATTTGCTGGCAAGTTATATTCATCTGCATTGGCTGGCTAATCCAAGTATGGCTCAACGGTTCGTTGCAGCCTGCCGCCAAACCATCGATTAA
- a CDS encoding sensor histidine kinase KdpD, whose translation MEHQRPNPDQLLERIQSANQQAQRGRLKVFFGAAAGVGKTYAMLQAAQQRRAEGVDVLVGYIETHGRAETDALLVGLPQLPALQVEYRGTSLREFDLDAALERKPSLILVDELAHSNAPNLRHAKRWQDINELLHAGIDVYTTVNVQHLESLNDLVAQVTGVIVRETVPDAVLESADEVELIDLPPDELLGRLNEGKIYIASQAAQAARNFFRKGNLIALRELALRRTADRVDAQMQRYRHDHAIPTTWPTRERLLVGVGPSPLSERLVRATRRMANDLKAEWLVVYVETPKHLRLSEADRDRVTATLRLAESLGAQIVTLGGINPGEEMLRYARQRNVSKIVVGKPAQPRWRELLFGSIVDQLIRQSGEIDVYVISGEHDDTHKPKAKPSLQTHSPKINYVKSSGVVLACTMVCYGIFPHLELSNLIMLYLLGVTWVAARYGRGPAISASILSVAAFDFFFVQPYLTFAVSDVQYILTFIVMLIVALTISTLTVQIQAQAETARQRERRTAALYAMTREFASIRGLDNLLQTAAQHISSVFEGQTAILLPNPKGQLRAIVGQQWPFISDQRELITAQWVYDHQQKAGMHSDTLPSAQAMYLPLIATRGVVGVLALQPEQPRRLLDPSHVHLLETFANQTTVAIERAHLAEEAQAASVQIETERMRNSLLSSVSHDLRTPLAAISGAASTLLDQTNQLDQHIQHELIQTIADEGQRLNRLLSNLLDMTRLEAGAVQVHKEWQALEEVLGTALARLAPQIDQRSISIELPNQAFVPFDSILIEQVLVNLLENSLKYSPSSSPIEIRAVERVGLIEVQIADHGPGIPPSALETIFEKFFRVQAKRSVSSGVGLGLTICRGIIEAHGGTIWAENRPDGGAIFAFTLPIEGQPPQIRGE comes from the coding sequence ATGGAACATCAACGCCCAAATCCAGATCAGCTGCTCGAACGGATTCAGAGTGCCAACCAACAAGCCCAACGCGGGCGTTTGAAGGTGTTTTTTGGGGCGGCAGCAGGTGTTGGCAAAACCTATGCCATGTTGCAGGCCGCCCAACAACGCCGCGCCGAGGGCGTAGATGTACTGGTTGGCTATATCGAAACTCATGGCCGCGCCGAAACTGATGCCCTGTTGGTGGGCTTACCTCAACTGCCAGCCTTGCAGGTTGAATATCGTGGCACAAGCTTACGCGAATTTGACCTTGATGCTGCGCTGGAACGTAAACCAAGCCTGATTTTGGTTGATGAATTGGCGCATAGCAATGCACCCAATTTGCGCCATGCCAAACGTTGGCAAGACATTAACGAGTTGCTGCATGCAGGCATTGATGTCTATACCACGGTCAATGTGCAACATCTCGAAAGCCTCAACGATCTGGTAGCCCAAGTCACTGGGGTGATCGTGCGCGAAACCGTGCCCGATGCCGTGCTGGAATCTGCCGATGAAGTGGAATTGATCGATTTACCACCCGATGAGTTGCTTGGGCGTTTGAATGAGGGCAAGATTTATATCGCCAGCCAAGCAGCGCAAGCGGCTCGCAATTTCTTTCGTAAAGGCAATTTGATTGCTCTACGCGAATTGGCGCTACGCCGTACTGCCGATCGGGTTGATGCCCAAATGCAGCGCTATCGCCATGATCACGCGATTCCCACAACCTGGCCCACCCGCGAACGCTTGTTGGTAGGGGTTGGCCCAAGCCCACTTTCTGAGCGCTTGGTTCGCGCAACCCGCCGCATGGCCAATGATCTCAAGGCTGAATGGCTGGTGGTGTATGTTGAAACACCCAAACACCTACGGCTCAGTGAGGCCGATCGCGATCGCGTGACCGCAACCTTGCGCCTCGCCGAAAGTTTGGGCGCACAAATCGTCACGCTTGGCGGCATCAATCCAGGTGAAGAGATGCTGCGCTACGCTCGCCAACGCAATGTTTCGAAAATTGTGGTGGGCAAGCCAGCTCAGCCACGTTGGCGCGAGCTGCTCTTTGGCTCGATTGTTGATCAACTGATTCGCCAGAGTGGTGAAATTGATGTGTATGTGATCAGCGGCGAGCATGACGATACCCATAAACCCAAAGCCAAACCAAGCCTACAAACCCATTCGCCAAAAATAAATTATGTCAAATCGAGCGGCGTGGTGTTAGCTTGCACAATGGTTTGTTATGGCATCTTTCCGCATCTCGAATTATCGAATTTGATTATGTTGTATTTGTTGGGGGTAACGTGGGTGGCGGCGCGTTACGGGCGTGGGCCTGCGATCAGCGCCTCGATTTTAAGCGTAGCAGCCTTTGATTTCTTTTTCGTCCAGCCCTATTTGACCTTCGCCGTCTCTGATGTGCAATATATTTTGACTTTTATTGTGATGTTAATTGTGGCTTTGACGATCAGCACCTTGACCGTGCAAATTCAAGCACAAGCCGAAACTGCTCGCCAACGCGAACGCCGCACCGCCGCGCTGTATGCCATGACCCGCGAATTTGCTAGCATTCGCGGCTTGGATAATTTGCTGCAAACTGCCGCCCAACATATTAGTAGCGTGTTTGAAGGCCAAACCGCAATTTTATTGCCCAACCCTAAGGGTCAACTGCGGGCCATTGTCGGTCAACAATGGCCTTTCATCAGCGATCAACGCGAACTCATTACTGCGCAATGGGTCTATGATCATCAGCAAAAAGCTGGAATGCACAGCGACACCTTGCCCAGTGCCCAAGCTATGTATCTGCCGCTGATTGCGACGCGTGGAGTTGTAGGGGTATTGGCATTGCAGCCCGAACAACCACGCCGTTTGCTTGATCCTAGCCATGTCCATTTGCTCGAAACCTTTGCCAACCAAACGACCGTGGCGATCGAACGCGCTCACTTGGCCGAAGAAGCGCAAGCTGCCAGCGTGCAAATTGAAACTGAGCGTATGCGGAACTCGCTGCTTAGCTCCGTTTCCCACGATTTACGCACACCCTTGGCGGCCATTAGCGGCGCTGCCAGCACCTTGCTTGATCAAACCAATCAGCTTGATCAACACATCCAGCACGAATTAATTCAAACCATCGCCGATGAAGGCCAGCGACTCAATCGGTTATTAAGCAATTTGTTGGATATGACGCGCTTAGAGGCTGGCGCAGTTCAAGTGCATAAAGAATGGCAAGCGCTCGAAGAAGTGTTGGGCACTGCCTTGGCACGCTTAGCCCCGCAAATCGACCAACGTTCAATCAGCATCGAGCTACCAAACCAAGCGTTTGTGCCTTTCGATAGCATTTTGATCGAGCAAGTATTGGTTAATTTGCTAGAAAATAGCCTCAAATATAGCCCCAGCAGCAGCCCAATTGAAATTCGGGCGGTTGAACGGGTTGGTTTAATCGAAGTGCAGATTGCCGATCATGGGCCAGGGATTCCCCCAAGTGCGCTTGAAACAATCTTCGAGAAGTTTTTTCGGGTGCAGGCCAAACGTTCAGTCAGCAGCGGGGTTGGGTTGGGCTTGACGATTTGCCGTGGAATTATCGAGGCCCATGGTGGTACAATTTGGGCCGAAAATCGCCCAGATGGCGGCGCAATCTTTGCCTTCACCTTGCCAATCGAAGGCCAACCACCGCAAATTCGAGGAGAATAA
- a CDS encoding response regulator, translating to MSNEINVLVIEDEAPIRRFLRASLPSHGYHLIEAENGEDGLLQAAMQRPAIIILDLGLPDLDGLQVTQRLREWTNTPIIVLSARGREDDKIAALDAGADDYLTKPFGMGELLARLRVALRHLHQHGGEKGEPVFQVGALRVDLVRRQVFVADQEVHLTPNEYNLLTTLVQHAGKVMTHRQLLREVWGPAYTEENHYLRVYMGQLRHKLEVDPARPRYLLTEPGVGYRLAIE from the coding sequence ATGTCAAATGAAATTAACGTTTTGGTGATTGAAGATGAAGCGCCCATTCGGCGTTTTTTGCGAGCTTCGCTGCCAAGCCATGGCTATCACTTGATCGAGGCTGAAAATGGCGAAGATGGCTTATTGCAAGCCGCCATGCAACGACCAGCAATCATCATTCTCGATTTGGGCTTGCCCGACCTTGATGGATTGCAGGTCACGCAACGGCTGCGCGAATGGACGAATACGCCGATTATTGTGCTTTCGGCGCGTGGCCGCGAGGACGATAAAATTGCGGCGCTTGATGCGGGGGCTGATGATTATTTGACCAAGCCCTTTGGCATGGGCGAACTATTGGCCCGTTTGCGGGTAGCCTTGCGCCATTTACACCAACATGGCGGCGAAAAAGGCGAGCCAGTATTTCAAGTTGGTGCATTACGCGTCGATTTGGTACGGCGGCAGGTATTTGTCGCCGATCAAGAGGTGCATCTCACGCCCAACGAATACAATTTGCTGACAACCTTGGTGCAGCATGCAGGCAAAGTTATGACCCATCGCCAGCTTTTACGCGAAGTTTGGGGGCCAGCCTACACCGAGGAAAACCACTATTTGCGGGTGTATATGGGCCAACTGCGTCACAAACTTGAGGTTGATCCCGCTCGACCACGCTATTTGCTGACTGAGCCAGGCGTAGGCTATCGTTTGGCAATCGAATAA
- the kdpF gene encoding K(+)-transporting ATPase subunit F codes for MSTLYLIAAIVTLGLVIYLFWALMQPEVF; via the coding sequence ATGAGTACGTTATATCTGATCGCAGCAATCGTAACGCTGGGCTTAGTAATCTATCTGTTCTGGGCCTTGATGCAGCCTGAGGTGTTTTAA
- the kdpA gene encoding potassium-transporting ATPase subunit KdpA — MISNSVIQIGIFLAVLMACVVPLGRYMAKVYGENPPLQRFFGPIERLIYRLLGIDAKSEMHWKHYALALLGFNALGMLLLYGLQRMQAWLPLNPQQLPAVSADSAFNTAASFVSNTNWQGYAGETTMSYLSQMLGLTVQNFVSAATGMAVLIGLIRGIARRSTSTIGNFWVDLTRSTIYILLPLALVLSVTLVSQGVVQTFNASQTIELIQPIVNADGTTLNQQTIALGPAASQIAIKQLGTNGGGFFNVNSAHPLENPTPLSNFLELLSILLIPAALCYTFGLMVGDKRQGWAILATMTIILLGFTALAVSAEQAGNPLYQKLGVDDQASALQAGGNMEGKETRFGIVNSALWATVTTAASNGSVNSMHDSYTPLGGLAPMVLMQLGEVVFGGVGSGLYGMLIFAIIAVFVAGLMVGRTPEYLGKKIEAFEMKMAALIILIPCVMTLLITAIAVSSESGRATVFNSGAHGFSEVLYAATSAANNNGSAFAGLGANTPFYNTWLGIAMLVSRFWLIVPTLAIAGSLAGKKLIPQSAGTLPTHTPLFVSLLIGVVLIVGALTFIPALALGPIVEHLLLSL; from the coding sequence ATGATTAGCAATAGTGTGATCCAAATTGGGATCTTTTTGGCGGTGCTGATGGCCTGTGTTGTGCCACTAGGCCGCTATATGGCCAAAGTTTATGGCGAAAATCCACCACTTCAGCGTTTTTTCGGCCCAATTGAGCGGTTGATCTATCGCTTGTTGGGTATCGACGCAAAGAGCGAAATGCATTGGAAGCATTATGCCCTAGCCTTGTTAGGCTTCAATGCGCTGGGTATGCTGTTGCTCTATGGGTTGCAACGGATGCAGGCATGGCTCCCGCTCAATCCGCAACAATTACCAGCGGTAAGCGCCGATTCGGCCTTTAATACAGCCGCCAGTTTTGTCAGCAACACCAATTGGCAAGGCTACGCTGGCGAAACCACCATGAGCTATCTGAGCCAAATGTTAGGCCTGACGGTGCAGAATTTCGTTTCGGCTGCAACAGGTATGGCCGTACTGATTGGCTTGATTCGTGGCATCGCTCGCCGCTCCACCAGCACGATTGGCAATTTCTGGGTCGATCTGACGCGCTCAACTATTTATATTTTGTTGCCATTAGCCTTGGTGTTATCAGTTACCTTGGTTTCGCAAGGGGTTGTCCAAACCTTCAATGCTTCGCAAACAATTGAGTTAATTCAGCCAATCGTCAATGCTGATGGCACAACGCTCAACCAACAAACGATTGCGCTAGGCCCAGCCGCTTCGCAAATTGCGATCAAGCAGCTTGGCACGAATGGCGGGGGCTTTTTCAATGTCAATTCGGCCCATCCCTTGGAAAATCCAACGCCGTTGAGCAACTTTTTAGAATTACTGAGCATTCTGCTAATTCCAGCAGCATTGTGTTACACCTTTGGCCTGATGGTCGGCGACAAACGTCAAGGCTGGGCGATTCTGGCCACGATGACAATTATTTTGCTAGGCTTTACGGCCTTAGCTGTAAGCGCAGAACAAGCAGGCAATCCGCTCTACCAAAAGTTAGGTGTTGATGATCAAGCCTCGGCATTACAGGCTGGCGGCAACATGGAAGGCAAAGAAACCCGCTTTGGCATCGTCAACTCGGCTTTGTGGGCTACCGTAACCACTGCCGCCTCCAATGGCTCAGTCAATTCGATGCACGATTCGTATACGCCGCTTGGCGGTTTGGCTCCAATGGTGCTGATGCAACTGGGTGAGGTGGTTTTTGGCGGCGTTGGCTCAGGCCTGTATGGCATGCTGATTTTTGCAATCATCGCGGTGTTTGTGGCAGGCTTGATGGTTGGCCGCACGCCAGAATATTTGGGCAAGAAAATCGAAGCCTTTGAAATGAAAATGGCAGCGCTGATTATCTTGATTCCGTGTGTGATGACCTTGTTGATCACGGCAATTGCGGTGAGCAGCGAATCGGGCCGCGCCACGGTGTTCAATAGCGGAGCACATGGCTTTAGCGAGGTGCTCTATGCCGCCACTTCAGCCGCCAACAACAACGGTAGCGCCTTCGCTGGATTGGGCGCAAACACCCCGTTTTATAACACATGGCTTGGGATTGCGATGTTGGTTTCGCGCTTTTGGCTGATTGTGCCAACCTTGGCGATTGCTGGCTCGTTGGCTGGTAAAAAGCTGATTCCACAAAGCGCCGGAACCCTGCCGACTCATACGCCGTTGTTTGTAAGCTTGTTGATTGGCGTGGTGTTAATTGTCGGTGCGCTCACATTTATTCCAGCGCTGGCGCTTGGCCCAATTGTCGAACATTTATTGCTGAGTTTATAA